In the genome of Leptolyngbya sp. FACHB-261, the window ATCGTTGGCGTACTCGACAAGATAACAATTTTCCAAGTTTTGTTGATGGGCCAATAAAGTATCACTCATGAACCAAAACTGTCCTTGGACAGCGGCAGCTTCGGCAGCTTGGGCGGCTCGTTGAGCATGAGGATGAATCTGCGCTTGCGAAAAATGACGTAAGATAAAGCATAAATAATCCTCGCTCAAAGAAGCACTAAGCTCTCGTTTGATCCCTTTAATCATCTTGTAAACGTCCGCACTTCTAGGGCATTGATAGTCTCCATACATCACCAGCACGACCTTGGAACTCAGAATACCTTGAATTCAATCTTGGGTTGAAGGTGGTACAAGTAAAGGCCTGTGGCTACGATCGTCGCTCATCTTTTTACATCTGTATCAAGCATAGAACCGTGCAATTTACTTGCTCGATCCATTTGCATGACTGCTTGCATAAATTCAATATAGGTGGTCGCCTTCAAGCTGTCGCCTATAGCAAGTTAACTCTTTTACAGTACAAATTGATAGAGTAACCGTGCCATCACAAAGCAGAAGGCTGACTATAACTTAAGTTAGAATCCGAATTCGATCGAAAGTACACCCTACAAATTCACAATG includes:
- a CDS encoding DsbA family protein; the protein is MQGILSSKVVLVMYGDYQCPRSADVYKMIKGIKRELSASLSEDYLCFILRHFSQAQIHPHAQRAAQAAEAAAVQGQFWFMSDTLLAHQQNLENCYLVEYANDLGLDIPQFLKDLPKQVHIDRINQDIESGIRSGVTNTPALFINNIRYAGRWTITELKAAIVAASH